TTCAACCCCTGGCTTGGGCTGCCGATCGTCGGAACCTGGATGGTGTTTCTCATGTGGAAGCGGCTCTGGGCGGTGCCTGCGGCCCTCGGCGCCTTTGCGCTGGTGCTTGTGTTCGGCGTGGACCTGCCGCCGGACATGCTCTCAAAACTGGGCAGTTCCATTCATCCGACGCTCGTTCCGGTGATGCCGACCTTCACCTGGCATGGCTTCGTCTCCGTCGCCATTCCATTGTTTGTCGTGACCATGGCCTCGCAAAACATTCCCGGCATCGCCATTCTCAAAGTCTATGGATACGAGCCTGCGCCCGGTCCGCTGTTTGCCTCGACAGGCGTGTTTTCGTTGGTGGCGGCGCTGTTCGGTGCGGTTCCGGTCAATCTGGCGGCTATCACTGCGGCCATGTGCGCCAGCGATGAGGCGCATCCGGATCCAAAACGGCGCTACTGGTCGGCGATCATCGGCGGGATTGGCTATATACTGTTCGGACTTCTGGCTTCCGCCATCATCGCCTTTGTCGCTTTTGCTCCACCGATCCTTTTGCAGGCCGTGGCGGGGCTTGCGCTGGTCGGCGCCTTTTCCAGCTCGGCGCAGGCTGCTTTCCGCGATGCGGATCACCGTGAGGCTGCGGCGATTACCTTTCTGGTTACGGCGTCCGGTACCGCTTTCATGGGTGTTTCCGGAGCCTTCTGGGGCCTCGTCGCAGGTGCGTTTATGTTGGGTCTGCGACGCTTCGTTCAGCAAAATGGTCACTGAGGGCGCAACCCATCTTGCGCAACATCGCATCCCACGGTATCAAATTCTCCATGAAGATCACGGGCAGCACATTTCCGACTTCTTGCGTCGCGGGCCAGATGGCACACCGCGCGTCTTCTGCTGCCCTAAACTCGCTTCTTCTTCTCGGCCTTATCGGCGGTTGCCGGGTCCGTTAAGGAGCGCCCGGCGGCCGAAAGAGCCTGCCGGCTAGAGCTCCTTTTCACAAAATCCATGATTTGAAGACCGAAAGCCTCGATAGAGGCCTTGATCCAGTGTTTCAACGCTGTAACAGGCTGATGCCATAAGCGTGACGCTGGACGCGAAGGAGAAGACGAATGACTGCCAATACTCCCGCAACGCAAGCCGCGACATCGAGCCAGGCCACGGGTCAGAGCCGGGGAATGCCGGATGCATCCCGCAAGTACCGCCCGTACCCCACGATCAATATTCCGGATCGCACATGGCCGTCCAAGGTCATCGACAAGGCGCCGATCTGGTGCTCCGTCGATTTGCGCGACGGCAATCAGTCGCTCGTCAACCCGATGGGTCATGATCGCAAGGCGCGCATGTTCAAGCTCCTGTTGGACATGGGCTTCAAGGAAATCGAGATTGGTTTCCCCTCCGCCTCGCAGACGGATTTCGATTTCGCCCGCTGGTGCGTGGAAGAAGGCGGTGTGCCTCGGGATGTGTCCCTGCAGGTGCTGGTCCAGTGCCGCCCGGAACTGATTACCCGCACCTTCGAATCCTTAGAAGGTGCCTACAAGCCGATCATCCATTTCTACAATTCCACGTCCGAATTGCAGCGGCGCGTCGTGTTCGCAAAGGATGTGCATGGCATCAAGCAGATCGCCGTCGATGCTGCCAAGATGATCATGGACATGTCTTCAAAGGCCTCCAGCAGCGAGAATGGTGGTTATCGCTTCGAATATTCGCCGGAAAGCTTCACCGGAACGGAGCTGGAAGTGGCGCTGGAAATCTGCAATGCCGTGATTGCCGAAGTGAAGCCGACGGCTGAGAACAAGCTGATCCTCAACCTGCCTTCCACGGTTGAGATGGCAACGCCCAACATCTATGCGGACCAGATCGAGTGGATGTGCCGCAATATCGACAACCGCGAGAATGTCATCATCTCCCTGCACCCGCACAATGACCGCGGCACGGGCATCGCCGCAACGGAGCTGGGCCTGATGGCCGGTGCCGACCGCGTGGAAGGCACGCTGTTCGGCAATGGCGAGCGCACCGGCAACGTGGATGTCGTGGCCCTGGCGCTGAACATGTATACGCAAGGCGTCGATCCCGAGCTGGATTGCACCGATATCGAGCGCATCAAAGCGGTCTACGAATATTCAAACGAGATGACGATCCCTGAGCGTCATCCTTATGTTGGCGAGCTGGTCTATACCGCCTTCTCAGGCTCTCACCAGGATGCGATCAACAAGGGGATGAAGGCGATCAAGCAGGCCAATTCGCCGGTGTGGGAAGTGCCTTACCTGCCGATCGATCCGCAGGACGTGGGCCGTACCTACGAAGCGATCATTCGCATCAACTCGCAATCAGGCAAGGGTGGCATCGCTTATATCCTTTCCCAGGATTACGGCATCAATCTGCCACGCAATCTGCAGGTCGAATTTCGCGAGGATATCCAGCGGATCACAGACGAAGAAGGCAAGGAGCTGCCCTCCAAGCGTATCTACGAGCGCTTTATCGAGCGGTATGTCGATCAGCCGGAAGGCCGCATCAAGTTCGTGGATCACCACACCTATCCGGCCGGAACCGACCAGAGAGGGATCCGGATCGTTGCGGCTGAAATCACCGATAATGGCGAGACCAAGCGGATCGAAGGCAAGGGTACTGGACCGATCGACGGCTTCATCAATGCTCTA
The window above is part of the Rhizobium rhizoryzae genome. Proteins encoded here:
- the leuA gene encoding 2-isopropylmalate synthase encodes the protein MTANTPATQAATSSQATGQSRGMPDASRKYRPYPTINIPDRTWPSKVIDKAPIWCSVDLRDGNQSLVNPMGHDRKARMFKLLLDMGFKEIEIGFPSASQTDFDFARWCVEEGGVPRDVSLQVLVQCRPELITRTFESLEGAYKPIIHFYNSTSELQRRVVFAKDVHGIKQIAVDAAKMIMDMSSKASSSENGGYRFEYSPESFTGTELEVALEICNAVIAEVKPTAENKLILNLPSTVEMATPNIYADQIEWMCRNIDNRENVIISLHPHNDRGTGIAATELGLMAGADRVEGTLFGNGERTGNVDVVALALNMYTQGVDPELDCTDIERIKAVYEYSNEMTIPERHPYVGELVYTAFSGSHQDAINKGMKAIKQANSPVWEVPYLPIDPQDVGRTYEAIIRINSQSGKGGIAYILSQDYGINLPRNLQVEFREDIQRITDEEGKELPSKRIYERFIERYVDQPEGRIKFVDHHTYPAGTDQRGIRIVAAEITDNGETKRIEGKGTGPIDGFINALSIYLGKELSVADYSEHSLQHGSNASAIAYVEMEYDGGKLFGAGINTNIVTASLEAIVSAANRVLANS
- a CDS encoding benzoate/H(+) symporter BenE family transporter gives rise to the protein MLKDFSIQATIMGTLVAFVGFISSFAVIMQGLTAMGAAPDQVASALFVLAALMGLLGIIFPLWKRMPISCAWSTPGAALLTSVGMIEGGFSAAAGAFVMCAVLIILSGLFQPLGKAMRMIPASLANAMLAGILLSLCLAPVKAIAFNPWLGLPIVGTWMVFLMWKRLWAVPAALGAFALVLVFGVDLPPDMLSKLGSSIHPTLVPVMPTFTWHGFVSVAIPLFVVTMASQNIPGIAILKVYGYEPAPGPLFASTGVFSLVAALFGAVPVNLAAITAAMCASDEAHPDPKRRYWSAIIGGIGYILFGLLASAIIAFVAFAPPILLQAVAGLALVGAFSSSAQAAFRDADHREAAAITFLVTASGTAFMGVSGAFWGLVAGAFMLGLRRFVQQNGH